One Helicoverpa zea isolate HzStark_Cry1AcR chromosome 20, ilHelZeax1.1, whole genome shotgun sequence genomic region harbors:
- the LOC124640398 gene encoding uncharacterized protein LOC124640398, with protein sequence MTRTPSKESRSSSEELIKDLNKRRGVVRGKFRLFMKYVDSVEVMTTTETIKSELQTRLQKVDLLLEQFTEIQDEIDLKIPDSQVEKELSERESFETNYYAYVTKAKCIINADDVQNSSKIFSKVKLPTISLPSFDGSYDHWLEYRDTYLSLVHNSKEIDNVQKFHYLRSSLSGSALLVIKSLEFSSENYNVAWELLENRFNNNRLLVQTHVKALFSMTSLNKESPNQIRKLIDTVLKNLRSLKNLGEPTESWDTLIIYLITSKLDSVTEREWETHKSSIINSQNQSISRTRVDDLITFLKNRADVLETINFAHSKSYTDNNIKKPSQSQQSNKSHSYTSTQNKQPNNKNSKRPRICAMCQANHPLYSCESFLKLNINDRIKFVNEKKLCCNCLRANHSADECWFGPCKQCNKKHNNLLHDKCDDSASVSTSPVVAHNSQASSQNTTSGKSLHTATLHSASHTTHQSTTHSLLETVLLSTALVEVADKSNNYHTTRALLDNGSQHSFIAESLCKRLKLNLIQSTVQVSGVGNSVTNSTQSCEINLRSKTTQYNTRMKCLVLNQITAQLPCLGTTSNINIPDHVQLADTEFYSPSEIELLIGADKFWELLTDGLIRLSSGPYLQNTQLGWVISGPLLNKKTSRNNRVQCNYSQSLDAQLRKFWELEELPPQNKLTNDESLCENLFLQTTYRDNTGRFFVRIPLAEPSDTLGDTYALALNRFHALERKLDKSTPEYKRLYCDFMNEYLSLGHMSRVNSYPSPNYFLPHHGVLRIHSSTTKLRVVFDGSAKSTSGKSLNDIQHIGPSLHNDVFSILLRFRQFRFVACADVEKMFRQINLQPDQRNLQLIIWRENKSDELGVFQLNTVTYGTASAPYLSIRCIKQLASECKDDVIKQVINEDLFVDDLITGNDDKQCLLDICTKVNDTLKSGCFHLRKWLFNSESSTTDQQKDLSLGENCLTKTLGIGWLNYLDLLYFTTKIDQNFTHVTKRVILSVVSQVYDPLGLLSPAIIIVKILLQKLWLCKLSWDDPVPNDILSTWKNFIATLQHLQDIKIPRHVREINTNYTDLHIFSDASQDAYGACAFISTYNDNSPATVRILCAKTKVAPIKPVTIPRLELCGALVGAKLYQKIVQSWRLKFNHIYFWSDSMIVINWIKMSPNLLKTFVQNRVVQINELTGELPWLHVAGKDNPADLLSRGLTLDALQSTDIWWHGPAFLKDMHMNFKYDNQNEIINLNDLPEMKSKVLFTQSTYTSIFIFERFSNFNRMRRAAAYVLRFINNARIKSKTERSIGPLTADELNKSTLVLVRLAQHASFADILNQLINNLPVKSMRNISSLDVFLDSDRIIRVGGRLVNSRTFPYSKKHPILLCSKHTFTRLLFQFEHKRLLHAGPQLLLATIRESWWPLRGRDLAKQTVHKCIICTRQKGKALSVKMGNLPFERLEPGYPFLRCGVDYAGPMFILNRKGRGSKLEKCYVCLFICFTTRAIHLELVTSLTSEAYLLALKRFLCRRGKPAYIFSDNGKTFVGALKEFSDFLNHSENDILNFAANENIKFSFIPPYSPHFGGLWEAGVKSFKYHLRRVGNVNLTYEEFSTLLAQIEALLNSRPMYPMSSDPNDLLPLTPAHFLIGRPLTAPACEDLTASNTSRLVRYERIEQMRQNFWKRWSQEYVSELQTRTKWQYNTGTIAPNTLVLIKDDNLPPLKWRLGRVITTFPGKDGLARVADIKTANGVIRRSYPRLCPLLQEEEP encoded by the coding sequence ATGACTAGAACTCCATCAAAGGAAAGTCGTAGCAGTAGTGAAGagttaattaaagatttaaacAAAAGAAGAGGTGTTGTTCGCGGTAAATTTAGACTATTCATGAAATATGTGGACTCGGTAGAAGTAATGACTACGACTGAAACCATAAAATCAGAATTACAAACTCGTTTACAAAAAGTAGACTTACTACTAGAGCAATTTACAGAAATTCAGGATGAAATAGACTTAAAAATACCTGATAGTCAAGTAGAAAAAGAACTATCTGAGAGGGAATCTTTTGAAACCAATTACTACGCTTATGTGACCAAAGCTAAGTGTATTATTAACGCAGATGATGTTCAAAACAGTTCAAAAATTTTTAGTAAAGTTAAATTGCCTACAATTTCACTTCCATCCTTTGACGGATCTTATGATCATTGGTTGGAGTACCGCGATACTTACCTTTCTCTAGTACATAACTCTAAAGAAATAGATAATGTGCAAAAATTCCATTACCTACGATCTTCTCTTTCTGGCAGTGCATTATTGGTTATTAAATCCTTAGAATTCTCCTCAGAGAATTACAATGTAGCATGGGAGTTATTAGAAAACAGATTCAATAACAACCGTTTACTTGTGCAAACCCATGTTAAAGCTTTATTCTCTATGACGTCGCTTAATAAGGAATCACCTAATCAAATTCGTAAACTCATTGATACCGTTCTCAAAAATCTACGTTCCCTCAAAAACCTCGGCGAACCAACTGAGTCGTGGGACacgttgattatttatttaattacatctaAACTAGATTCTGTTACTGAACGAGAATGGGAGACTCACAAAAGTTCAATTATAAATAGTCAAAATCAGTCAATTTCACGTACAAGGGTTGATGATTTAATAACGTTTCTTAAAAATCGGGCTGACGTACTGGAAACTATTAATTTTGCACATAGTAAATCATACAcagataataacataaaaaaaccgTCACAGTCACAACAATCAAACAAATCACATAGTTACACatcaacacaaaataaacaacctaataataaaaattccaaacgTCCTCGTATTTGCGCTATGTGTCAAGCTAATCATCCGCTTTATTCTTGCGAGtcattcttaaaattaaatattaatgatagAATAAAATTCGTTAATGAAAAGAAGTTATGTTGCAATTGTTTACGCGCTAATCACTCGGCAGATGAGTGTTGGTTTGGTCCGTGTAAGCAATGCAACAAAAAACACAACAATCTACTTCATGATAAATGTGACGATAGCGCGAGTGTATCCACCTCGCCAGTCGTTGCGCATAATTCTCAGGCATCGTCACAGAATACAACTAGTGGTAAGTCTTTACATACTGCCACATTACATTCTGCATCTCATACGACACATCAGAGCACTACTCATTCATTATTAGAGACTGTCCTGCTGTCTACAGCTTTAGTTGAGGTTGCAGATAAAAGCAATAACTATCACACTACTCGCGCTTTACTAGATAATGGTAGTCAGCATTCCTTTATAGCGGAATCATTATGTAAACGACTTAAACTCAATTTAATACAGTCCACTGTGCAAGTCTCCGGAGTAGGTAACTCGGTGACTAATTCTACACAATCTTGTGAAATTAATTTGAGAtctaaaactacacaatataaCACACGCATGAAGTGTTTAGTTTTGAATCAAATAACAGCTCAATTACCATGTTTAGGTACAACTTCAAACATAAATATCCCTGATCATGTACAGTTAGCTGATACGGAATTTTATTCGCCATCAGAAATCGAATTATTAATTGGGGCAGATAAATTCTGGGAACTTTTAACTGATGGACTGATTCGCCTAAGTAGTGGTCCATATCTTCAGAATACTCAGTTAGGATGGGTAATATCTGGCCCATTgctgaataaaaaaacttcacGCAACAATCGAGTTCAATGCAATTACTCACAATCATTAGACGCTCAACTTAGGAAATTCTGGGAGCTAGAAGAACTACCTccgcaaaataaattaactaatgaCGAGTCTTTGTGTGAAAACTTGTTTTTACAAACTACGTACCGCGATAACACGGGTCGGTTTTTTGTGCGCATTCCATTAGCCGAGCCCAGCGATACACTGGGAGATACGTATGCGCTCGCACTTAATCGCTTTCACGCACTTGAACGAAAATTAGATAAATCTACGCCTGAATATAAAAGGTTATATTGTGATTTCATGAATGAATATTTGAGTTTAGGTCACATGAGTCGAGTCAATTCTTATCCATCACCAAATTATTTTCTACCGCATCACGGTGTTTTAAGAATTCATAGTAGCACTACGAAACTTAGGGTTGTTTTTGATGGTAGTGCGAAGTCAACTTCGGGTAAATCGCTTAACGATATTCAGCATATTGGCCCTAGTTTACATAATGATGTTTTCTCAATCTTGTTACGATTTCGTCAATTTAGATTCGTTGCATGCGCCGACGTCGAGAAGATGTTCCGGCAAATTAATCTACAACCGGATCAAAGAAatcttcaattaattatttggcGAGAAAATAAATCCGATGAACTCGGTGTATTTCAGCTTAATACGGTGACATACGGTACCGCGTCCGCTCCTTATCTAAGCATTCGTTGCATCAAACAGCTGGCGTCGGAATGTAAGGATGACGTCATAAAACAGGTTATCAACGAAGATCTGTTTGTCGATGACCTAATTACAGGTAATGATgataaacaatgtttattaGATATTTGTACCAAAGTAAATGATACTTTAAAATCTGGTTGCTTCCATTTACGTAAATGGTTGTTTAATTCGGAATCATCTACAACAGATCAACAAAAAGATTTATCTTTAGGAGAAAATTGTTTAACTAAAACTCTGGGTATTGGTTGGttaaattatttagatttattatattttacgacAAAAATTGATCAAAACTTTACTCATGTGACTAAGCGCGTTATCTTGTCCGTTGTTTCACAGGTGTATGACCCATTAGGCTTGTTATCACCCGCAATTATAATTGTGAAAATACTTTTACAGAAACTATGGCTTTGTAAATTAAGTTGGGACGATCCAGTACCAAATGATATTCTGTCTACGTGGAAAAACTTTATTGCCACTCTTCAACACTTACAAGACATAAAAATTCCTCGTCATGTCAgggaaataaatacaaattatacagATTTACACATTTTTTCGGATGCATCACAGGATGCATATGGTGCATGTGCCTTTATAAGTACATACAATGACAACTCACCAGCTACAGTTAGGATACTTTGTGCCAAGACCAAAGTCGCACCAATTAAGCCAGTCACAATACCACGTCTTGAGCTGTGCGGAGCGTTAGTTGGTGCCAAGCTGTATCAAAAAATTGTTCAGTCATGGAGATTGAAATTTAACCACATATATTTTTGGTCTGACTCAATGATTGTCATAAATTGGATTAAAATGTCACCTAATTTGTTAAAAACGTTCGTGCAGAACAGAGTCGTGCAAATCAACGAACTGACTGGTGAGTTGCCGTGGTTACATGTTGCTGGTAAAGACAACCCGGCTGACCTCTTATCTCGCGGGCTCACGCTCGACGCGCTTCAAAGTACAGATATTTGGTGGCACGGGCCAGCATTTTTAAAGGATATGcacatgaattttaaatatgacaaccagaatgaaattataaatttaaacgATTTACCAGAAATGAAatcaaaggttttatttacacaGTCGACTTAtactagtatttttattttcgaacgtttttcaaattttaatcgCATGAGACGTGCAGCCGCTTACGTGTTACGATTCATTAATAATGCAcgaattaaaagtaaaacgGAACGTAGCATTGGTCCGTTAACGGctgatgaattaaataaatcaacgtTAGTTTTAGTACGCTTAGCACAACATGCATCATTTGCAGACATTTTGAATCAATTGATAAATAACTTACCTGTAAAGTCGATGAGAAACATATCTAGTCTTGATGTGTTCTTGGATTCTGATCGCATTATAAGAGTGGGAGGTAGATTAGTAAATTCACGCACCTTCCCATACAGTAAAAAACACCCTATATTGTTATGTTCAAAACATACCTTCACGCGACTACTTTTTCAATTTGAACACAAACGTCTACTCCATGCTGGTCCACAGCTTCTCTTGGCTACTATCAGAGAGAGTTGGTGGCCACTCAGGGGTCGTGATTTAGCTAAGCAGACGGTACATAAGTGCATTATATGTACTCGCCAGAAAGGGAAGGCACTATCAGTAAAAATGGGTAACTTACCCTTTGAGAGATTGGAACCGGGGTATCCTTTCTTGCGCTGCGGTGTGGATTATGCGGGACCTATGTTTATATTGAATCGGAAGGGAAGGGGTTCAAAACTTGAAAAATGTTATGTGTGCCTATTCATATGCTTTACCACTCGAGCGATACATCTAGAATTGGTCACAAGTTTAACTTCTGAGGCGTATTTACTTGCTTTAAAAAGGTTCCTATGTCGTCGCGGAAAACCCGCTTATATATTTTCCGATAACGGAAAAACATTCGTAGGCGCACTCAAggaattttcagattttttaaatcatagtgaaaatgatattttaaattttgcagcaaatgaaaatattaagtttagCTTTATACCTCCGTACTCCCCACATTTTGGAGGTTTGTGGGAGGCAGGGGTCAAATCTTTTAAATATCATCTCCGTCGCGTAGGAAACGTTAACCTCACGTATGAGgaattttcaacattattaGCACAAATTGAAGCCCTCCTCAACTCCAGACCTATGTATCCCATGTCTTCAGACCCAAACGACCTACTCCCTCTTACACCAGCCCATTTTCTGATTGGCCGGCCGCTCACTGCACCTGCCTGCGAAGACCTCACAGCTTCGAATACATCACGCCTGGTCCGCTACGAGCGCATCGAACAAATGAGGCAAAATTTTTGGAAACGCTGGTCGCAGGAGTACGTTTCGGAACTGCAGACAAGGACCAAATGGCAGTACAACACCGGCACAATAGCACCCAATACATTAGTGCTCATCAAAGATGACAATTTGCCACCCTTAAAATGGCGTCTTGGACGAGTCATAACCACTTTCCCTGGGAAGGATGGACTAGCACGTGTAGCTGACATCAAAACAGCTAACGGAGTAATACGACGGTCATACCCCAGATTGTGTCCGCTACTACAGGAGGAAGAACCTTAA